Proteins from a genomic interval of Euzebyales bacterium:
- a CDS encoding NAD(P)H-binding protein: MNILVVGASGATGQLLVEQLLQRGHVVKVIVRSPDSLPEALRTHDNLSVVQASLLDLSDAELAKHVKGCDAVASCLGHNTNFKGMYGQPRRLVTDATRRLCTAIKANGPKGSTKFVLMNTTGNRNRDLNEPISLFQKLIVGLLRLVLPPHADNEQAADHLRSKIGQGNELIEWAAVRPDSLIDESAVSEYEIHPSPTRSAIFDAGKTSRINVGHFMADLITDNDIWQEWQGQMPVIYNKEE; encoded by the coding sequence ATGAACATACTCGTCGTCGGTGCAAGCGGCGCGACTGGCCAGTTGCTCGTCGAACAATTGCTGCAACGCGGACACGTCGTCAAAGTGATCGTGCGCTCACCGGATAGCTTGCCCGAAGCACTCAGGACTCACGACAACTTGTCTGTAGTTCAGGCCAGCCTCCTAGATCTGAGTGATGCCGAGCTGGCCAAGCACGTGAAAGGCTGCGATGCGGTGGCGTCATGTCTCGGCCACAATACGAACTTCAAGGGAATGTATGGCCAACCGCGCCGACTCGTCACCGACGCAACGCGCCGATTGTGTACTGCCATTAAGGCGAACGGACCGAAAGGGTCAACCAAGTTTGTGCTTATGAATACCACCGGCAACCGCAATCGCGACCTCAATGAACCAATCTCCCTATTCCAGAAATTGATTGTTGGACTCCTACGTCTGGTCTTGCCACCGCACGCAGACAATGAGCAAGCTGCAGATCATCTGCGCAGCAAGATCGGCCAAGGCAATGAACTGATCGAGTGGGCAGCAGTTCGACCAGATAGCTTGATCGATGAGAGCGCCGTCTCTGAGTATGAAATACATCCGTCGCCCACGAGGAGTGCGATCTTTGATGCAGGGAAGACCAGCCGAATCAATGTCGGCCACTTCATGGCAGATCTGATTACTGACAACGACATCTGGCAGGAATGGCAGGGCCAGATGCCCGTCATCTACAACAAGGAAGAGTAA